The Gimibacter soli genome includes a region encoding these proteins:
- a CDS encoding DUF3572 domain-containing protein, protein MPIQTIEAETMALQAVAHIVAEDALRDRFFAITGLDADALRAGLSEADMQASVLGFLIDFEPDLVEFAASVDRKPEDVVAAWRALGGGKGVEW, encoded by the coding sequence ATGCCCATTCAGACGATCGAAGCCGAAACCATGGCCCTGCAGGCGGTCGCGCATATCGTGGCGGAAGACGCCCTCAGGGACCGCTTTTTCGCGATCACCGGGCTGGATGCCGATGCCCTGCGCGCCGGGCTTTCCGAGGCCGATATGCAGGCGAGCGTGCTTGGCTTCCTCATCGACTTCGAGCCCGATCTCGTCGAGTTCGCTGCCTCAGTTGACAGGAAGCCCGAAGATGTGGTTGCCGCATGGCGCGCACTCGGCGGCGGCAAAGGGGTGGAATGGTGA
- the rpmG gene encoding 50S ribosomal protein L33 gives MAKPSSIKIKLLSTADTGYFYVTKKNPRTMTEKMVLRKYDPVVRKHVEFKEAKIK, from the coding sequence ATGGCAAAGCCGTCCAGCATCAAGATCAAGCTGCTCAGCACTGCTGACACCGGCTACTTCTATGTGACCAAGAAAAACCCGCGCACCATGACGGAAAAGATGGTCCTTCGGAAGTACGACCCGGTCGTCCGTAAGCATGTTGAGTTCAAGGAAGCCAAGATCAAGTAA
- a CDS encoding PleD family two-component system response regulator has translation MTARVLVVDDVPPNVKLLEAKLTSEYFDVLTAFSGPEALDVISREHPDIILLDVMMPGMDGFEVCRRIKADAATSHIPVVMVTALDQPSDRVAGLEAGADDFLTKPVQDLALFARVKSLVRLKVMMDELRNREATGTTLGWEGDLDDPIANELPDNAAILVVDEQERVMERIARALEGVGDVTFMTGGDDVAERAREKSFDLIIVSLTMKSTDGLRVCSKLRSFEETRHVPILVMVDDGNAKFLVRALEMGVNDYVVRPVDRMEFLARVKTQLKRKRYADKLWENFHVSMQLATTDAVTGLYNRHYLTTHMETQLQTAQKRGKPLSVMILDIDFFKKVNDTYGHAAGDLVLKEFANRIARNIRGVDLAARYGGEEFVVMMPDTPLDWAHMIADRLRQEVAEQFFDIGSSDGPINVTVSIGVAVAGESATPAELLDAADKALYAAKEGGRNRVVLAPTV, from the coding sequence ATGACAGCCCGTGTTTTGGTGGTGGACGATGTGCCACCCAACGTCAAGCTTTTGGAAGCGAAGCTGACGAGCGAGTATTTTGATGTTCTGACGGCTTTCAGTGGTCCCGAAGCGCTGGATGTGATCTCGCGCGAACATCCCGATATCATCCTTCTTGATGTCATGATGCCCGGCATGGACGGGTTCGAGGTATGCCGCCGCATCAAGGCGGACGCTGCGACCTCGCACATCCCTGTGGTGATGGTGACTGCCCTTGACCAGCCTTCCGACCGTGTGGCGGGGCTTGAGGCGGGCGCTGACGACTTCCTGACGAAGCCTGTGCAGGATCTGGCCCTTTTCGCCCGCGTCAAATCGCTGGTGCGCCTGAAGGTCATGATGGACGAGCTCCGGAACCGCGAGGCAACGGGCACCACGCTCGGCTGGGAAGGTGATCTGGACGATCCGATTGCCAACGAGCTGCCTGACAATGCCGCCATCCTTGTGGTGGACGAACAGGAACGCGTGATGGAGCGTATTGCCCGCGCGCTTGAAGGGGTCGGGGACGTCACCTTCATGACGGGCGGCGACGATGTAGCCGAGCGTGCCCGCGAGAAATCGTTCGACCTGATCATCGTTTCGCTCACCATGAAATCGACGGACGGCCTGCGGGTCTGCTCCAAGCTTCGCTCGTTCGAGGAAACGCGCCACGTGCCGATTCTTGTGATGGTCGACGATGGCAATGCCAAATTCCTCGTCCGCGCCCTTGAGATGGGCGTGAACGACTATGTGGTGCGCCCCGTCGACCGGATGGAGTTTCTGGCGCGGGTGAAGACCCAGCTGAAGCGCAAGCGCTATGCCGACAAGCTGTGGGAAAACTTCCATGTGTCGATGCAGCTTGCCACCACCGACGCGGTGACCGGGCTTTATAACCGTCACTATCTGACGACCCACATGGAAACCCAGCTGCAGACGGCGCAGAAGCGCGGCAAGCCGCTATCCGTGATGATTCTCGATATCGACTTCTTCAAGAAGGTCAACGATACCTACGGCCATGCCGCGGGCGACCTTGTGCTGAAGGAATTTGCGAATCGCATCGCCCGCAATATCCGCGGGGTGGACCTTGCGGCCCGTTACGGCGGCGAGGAATTCGTAGTGATGATGCCCGATACGCCGCTTGACTGGGCGCATATGATTGCGGACCGGTTGCGCCAGGAAGTGGCGGAGCAGTTTTTCGATATCGGCTCCAGCGACGGTCCGATCAATGTGACCGTGTCGATCGGCGTGGCCGTGGCCGGCGAAAGCGCGACCCCTGCCGAGCTTCTGGACGCCGCCGACAAGGCGCTTTATGCCGCCAAGGAAGGCGGGCGTAACCGCGTGGTGCTGGCGCCGACCGTCTGA
- a CDS encoding response regulator, which yields MEKKILIVEDNELNMKLFCDLLEAHNYKVIQTRDGMAALDLAREHNPDLILMDIQLPEVSGLEVTKWLKEDEDLRKIPVVAVTAFAMKGDEEKIREGGCEAYIAKPISVGHFLETVKQFAG from the coding sequence ATGGAGAAGAAGATCCTGATCGTCGAAGATAACGAGCTTAATATGAAGCTCTTCTGCGACCTTCTCGAAGCCCACAACTACAAGGTTATCCAGACCCGGGATGGGATGGCGGCGCTTGATCTGGCCCGCGAACACAATCCCGATCTGATCCTCATGGACATTCAGTTGCCCGAGGTTTCCGGCCTTGAAGTCACAAAATGGCTAAAGGAAGACGAAGACCTGCGAAAAATCCCCGTTGTCGCCGTGACGGCCTTTGCCATGAAGGGTGACGAGGAAAAAATCCGCGAAGGCGGATGTGAAGCCTATATCGCCAAGCCGATTTCGGTCGGCCACTTTCTTGAAACCGTCAAGCAGTTTGCCGGGTAG